A region of Pieris rapae chromosome 20, ilPieRapa1.1, whole genome shotgun sequence DNA encodes the following proteins:
- the LOC110993655 gene encoding protein adenylyltransferase Fic, with protein MLFMGRPSQSETMKCDWKIQGEMKLLLDRCRTVIIFSSVVCTFAAVISLHKILSHDVKFIKPFSPLPAGLYGNYLEPFAGDPPPSPKSYDKARDSEAVGSLNAALEMKKNGKSDKALKLFQHAFALSPKHPDILNHYGEFLEDTKQDVVKADQLYTLALSNFPNHRGALSNRQRTASIVENLDREMLRKIDEKRDALLSIPENDAALRRAKKEAYFQHIYHTVGIEGNTMTLSQTRSILETRIAVAGKSIDEHNEILGLDAAMKYINSTLLYRVRDITMGDILEIHKRVLGHVDPIEGGHFRRTQVYVGGHIPPGPSEIQKLMTQFLEWLNSEDAMELHPVRYAALAHYKLVHIHPFIDGNGRTSRLLMNLLLMQAGYPPVIIAKQHRHMYYQHLQTANEGDVRPFVRFIAQCTERTLNLYLWATSEYSHMVPAIGEPHILTGEGFEDIL; from the exons ATGTTATTTATGGGAAGGCCTTCGCAAAGTGAAACTATGAAGTGCGATTGGAAAATACAAGGAGAGATGAAACTTCTACTGGATCGTTGTAGaactgtaattatattttctagtgTGGTGTGCACTTTTGCAGCTGTTATATCtctacataaaattttaagccacgatgttaaatttattaagccATTTTCCCCATTGCCAGCTGGCTTGTACGGTAACTACTTAGAACCTTTCGCTGGGGATCCCCCACCTTCCCCTAAAAGCTATGATAAAGCAAGGGATTCTGAAGCTGTTGGATCGTTGAACGCGGCACTGGAAATGAAGAAAAATGGCAAATCAGATAaggctttaaaattatttcaacatgCATTTGCACTTTCACCAAAACACCCAGACATCCTCAATCACTATGGTGAGTTTTTAGAAGACACAAAGCAAGATGTGGTCAAAGCTGATCAATTGTATACACTGGCATTAAGCAATTTTCCTAATCATAGAGGAGCATTATCAAACCGACAACGAACAGCAAGTATAGTTGAAAATCTTGATCGAGAAATGTTACGAAAGATTGATGAAAAAAGAGATGCATTACTATCAATACCAGAAAATGATGCTGCTTTGCGCCGAGCAAAGAAAGAAGCTTATTTCCAACATATTTACCATACTGTAGGTATAGAAGGGAATACAATGACTTTATCTCAAACAAGAAGTATTTTGGAAACAAGAATAGCAGTAGCTGGAAAAAGTATTGATGAACATAATGAGATCTTAGGATTAGATGCggcaatgaaatatataaattcaacaTTACTGTATCGTGTGCGTGATATAACTATGGGAGATATACTAGAGATACATAAAAGAGTATTAGGGCATGTGGACCCCATTGAAGGTGGTCATTTCAGAAGAACACAGGTATATGTAGGAGGACATATTCCTCCAGGACCATCTGAGATTCAAAAACTAATGACTCAGTTCTTAGAATGGCTGAATTCAGAAGATGCTATGGAACTGCATCCAGTAAG atatGCAGCATTAGCTCACTATAAACTTGTACACATTCATCCATTTATAGATGGCAATGGACGGACATCCCGACTTCTTATGAATCTACTACTAATGCAAGCTGGTTACCCACCTGTGATCATAGCTAAGCAACACCGTCATATGTATTACCAGCATTTGCAGACGGCCAATGAAGGAGATGTTAGACCATTTGTTAG GTTTATAGCTCAATGCACAGAACGAaccttaaatttgtatttgtggGCTACAAGTGAATATAGCCACATGGTACCTGCTATTGGAGAACCACATATTCTGACTGGTGAAGGTtttgaagatattttataa